The genomic segment GGCGCTGACGGTGCAGCGCGTCAGCCGGGTCCCCGAGCGGATCCTCGAAGCCTATGAGGCCGCGCGAAGGAAGGTGGGCACGTCGGAGCTGAACGACTGCGTGCAGCGCGCGGTCGCGCAGAATCCTCCCCGGACGCGGACGGGAGTGCGTCCGGTGCGCATCTATTACGCCACCCAGATCCGGACGGCTCCGCCCACGTTCGCCCTCTTCGTCAACCGGCCCGAGCACTTCCCCAAGGACTACGGCCGCTACCTCGGGCGCGAGCTGCGCCAGTCCTTCGGCTTCGCCGGCAGTCCCATCCGGCTCACGATCCGGAAGCGCACATGAGCGCGTCGCCTCTCGACTGGATTGTCGCGGCGATCGGCGCCTTTCTTCTCGGGTCGCTCCCTTCGGGGCTCTGGTGGGGGAGGATCCTGCGGGGGATCGACATCCGCCAGCACGGGAGCAGGAACCTCGGCGCGACCAACATCTACAGGACGCTCGGTCCCGCGCACGGGATCGCCGTCCTTCTCCTTGATGTCGCGAAGGGAGCGGGGGCCGTCCTCTGGTCGCAGGCCTGGAGCCACTCGGAGGCGGGTGCTGCCTTGGGCGGCATACTGGCGGTTCTGGGCCACGCCTTCACTCCTTTCGCGCGCTTTCGCGGCGGCAAAGGGGTCGCCGCCGGCCTCGGCGTCTGGCTTGTCCTTGCCCCGCCTGCATCCCTTCTCGCGCTGGCCGCCTTCGGCGTAGTCCTCGGCTTGACGCGGCGCGTCTCTGCCGGGAGCCTGGTCGCGGGACTCGCTCTCGTCCCCCTCGTTATCACCCTCGGGGGAGGAGAGGGGACGACTCTCCGCGGAGCGCTTGCCGCGGCGACGGCCCTGCTGGTCTGGGTCCGCCACTACAGGAACATCGGCCGGCTGCTGGCCGGCACGGAACCGACCCTCTGGGGGAAAGGGCGACGGTGATGGACAAGGCTGCGATCTTCGGCACGGGCGCTTGGGCGACCGCCCTCGCCCTGGTTCTGTGCCGGCGAGGCCTTCGGGTGGTCCTGCGCGCACACGAGCCCGGAATCGCGGATGAACTCGAGAGATCGGGCGAGAATTCTATCTTCCTGCCGGGATTCCAGTTTCCTTCGAATCTTCATGTAGTGTATGACATGGGCGAGGCTCTGGAAGGGAGCGGCCTGGCGGTCATG from the Candidatus Eisenbacteria bacterium genome contains:
- the plsY gene encoding glycerol-3-phosphate 1-O-acyltransferase PlsY codes for the protein MSASPLDWIVAAIGAFLLGSLPSGLWWGRILRGIDIRQHGSRNLGATNIYRTLGPAHGIAVLLLDVAKGAGAVLWSQAWSHSEAGAALGGILAVLGHAFTPFARFRGGKGVAAGLGVWLVLAPPASLLALAAFGVVLGLTRRVSAGSLVAGLALVPLVITLGGGEGTTLRGALAAATALLVWVRHYRNIGRLLAGTEPTLWGKGRR
- a CDS encoding glycerol-3-phosphate dehydrogenase, whose product is MDKAAIFGTGAWATALALVLCRRGLRVVLRAHEPGIADELERSGENSIFLPGFQFPSNLHVVYDMGEALEGSGLAVM